A portion of the Plasmodium gaboni strain SY75 chromosome 5, whole genome shotgun sequence genome contains these proteins:
- a CDS encoding ras-related protein Rab-1B has translation MNDSYDSLFKILLIGDSGVGKSCLLLRFADDTYTDSYISTIGVDFKIKTIEIEDKIIKLQIWDTAGQERFRTITSSYYRGAQGIIIVYDVTDRDSFNNVKNWIIEIEKYASEDVQKILIGNKIDLKNDRNVSYEEGKELADSCNIQFLETSAKIAHNVEQAFKTMAYEIKNKSQHETINKGKTNINLNARPIKDTKKKCC, from the exons ATGAATGATAGCTA tgatagtttatttaaaatattgttAATTGGAGATAGTGGTGTTGGCAAATCATGTTTGCTCCTTCGTTTTGCT GATGATACGTATACAGACAGTTATATAAGTACTATAGGAGTAGActttaaaataaaaacaatagAAATAgaagataaaataataaaattacaaata TGGGATACAGCTGGGCAAGAAAGGTTCAGAACGATAACATCTTCATATTATAGAGGAGCTCAAG gtattattattgtttatGACGTAACGGATAGAGACAGTTTTAATAACGTTAAGAACTGGATTATAGAAATTgaaaa ATATGCATCTGAAGATGTCCAGAAGATATTAATAGGAAACAAAATCGATTTAAAGAATGATAGAAATGTAAGTTATGAGGAAGGTAAAGAATTGGCTGACAGTTGTAATATTCAATTTTTAGAAACATCAGCAAAAATTGCTCATAATGTTGAACAAGCATTTAAAACTATGGCctatgaaataaaaaataaatcacAACATGAAACCATAAATAAAGgaaaaacaaatattaatttaaatgCAAGACCAATTAAGGAtacaaaaaagaaatgtTGTTAA
- a CDS encoding putative prefoldin subunit, giving the protein MSQEKISQIIKDISALKASCEKINSQLDELITQKVENEMLFEEVKVLSDDAVLHKLVGYVLIKEEKHKCYDTISRRIQYINAEIECRKKILSNSEEKLKKLFSDLEAHSAQRKVPIPQD; this is encoded by the exons atgtctcaagaaaaaattagtcaaataataaaagatattaGTGCTCTCAAAGCAA GTTgtgaaaaaattaattcTCAACTAGATGAACTGATTACTCAAAAAGTGGAAAATGAAATGCTATTTgaa GAAGTTAAAGTTTTATCAGACGACGCAGTGTTACATAAACTTGTTGGCtatgtattaataaaagaagaaaaacATAAATGTTATGATACAATATCAAGAAGGattcaatatattaatgCAGAAAT tGAATGTAGAAAGAAGATTCTTAGTAATTCGGAGGAAAAACTAAAAAAGCTATTTAGCGAT TTGGAGGCACACTCAGCACAGAGAAAAGTCCCCATTCCACAAgattaa
- a CDS encoding CDK-activating kinase assembly factor — protein sequence MDEYKCISCFEDIYVNNEKKLYFFDICKHKICGECVENHLNKLNKQHCPLCKVSVTKKNVALFDIEERIYANQKSVRSKLTEIFNKRRHNFENTPLYNNYLEKVEDMIYVLTNECDEKKRKIIEAYIKKYEKDNYKLIEENNALIYENEKKKIHEIVKEEGNLYEIIKHRPIINKVHNETYVHSLIKENPKFFDEVKVANILEVQPQPLNPAYKNDTDIPIRKYFSQDELYQADYAGGYDINVVLKRCDIEFNRTIYYNI from the coding sequence atggatgaatataaatgtattagCTGTTTTGAGGacatatatgtaaataatgaaaagaaattatatttttttgatatatgTAAACATAAGATCTGTGGAGAATGTGTAGAaaatcatttaaataaattgaATAAACAACATTGCCCTCTTTGTAAAGTATCAGTaactaaaaaaaatgtagCTTTGTTTGATATTGAAGAACGTATATATGCTAATCAAAAAAGTGTAAGATCTAAATTAAcagaaatatttaataaaaggagacataattttgaaaatactcctttatataataattatttagAAAAGGTAGAGGACATGATATATGTGTTAACTAATGAGTGTgatgaaaagaaaagaaaaataattgaagcgtatataaaaaagtatgaaaaagataattataagttaatagaagaaaataatgcacttatttatgaaaatgaaaaaaaaaaaatacatgAAATAGTAAAAGAAGAAGGgaatttatatgaaattattaaacatagacctataataaataaagtACATAATGAAACATATGTACATTCATTAATTAAAGAAAATCCAAAATTTTTTGATGAAGTCAAAGTAGCTAATATTTTGGAAGTTCAACCACAGCCATTAAATCCAgcttataaaaatgatacaGATATACCTATAcgtaaatatttttcacAAGACGAATTATATCAAGCAGATTATGCTGGAGGATATGATATTAATGTAGTATTAAAACGATGTGATATAGAATTTAATAGAActatttattataatatataa
- a CDS encoding glutathione synthetase codes for MERKVDDFYKVIQKEVLNYFTCSNGKNEYLSYERIKLLIKDMIAFLNAESYYIFTNAYRNEYNIDMLYTPRLFSFTLLPHRLDKKLLELCRCCTLLYSELFDNMVCDLSYLLGIFDNIKEHDFFLKKMLEVCKKVYVDNNSSCSINNCYRRNIKDDIRCVIGRSDYMTNRNNDIIDNKEKNDYENIDDKDIKQIEYNTISVAFGNLSSVLFKGHKYMLKQIYKEYFPYIENEEEQKEVNEILDKKFDNNFLEGIIKCFKKCHDMYISEYIPLLGSHKIIMLSILHEEDFNSFDKYRTINELNKININIKPLTINEIKLLFEKKKIFLNYKNETLTDSLIRIKNKEYNPYNEIYKPGKLLIDLNDIEDNINIINYILENINIYQHNIFEISVLYFRSLYTPDHFNEEIWKIREMFEFSDAIKIPSLPYQLVGSKKIQMLLLDDNILKKYISLNLNKEKKSDEQIMNDMNLLKKTFALQVDPSQNINEPIIQDAIKNQNNYLLKPQREGGKNNLHGNQIKQKLMLFYDNNQKQTLSHYVLMQRLFPSCFTAIHCRTQEIKNETDTINISNEQQKKKPSHLTQFSLEKSISEFSLFHNFIFYKNKNILNEQKGYLVRTKNYSENEGGAICGISSLDSFFLTQH; via the coding sequence ATGGAAAGAAAGGTAGATGATTTTTATAAAGTGATTCAAAAGGAAGTGttaaattattttacaTGTTCGAATGGAAAGAATGAATATTTGAGTTATGAAAGgataaaattattaataaaagatatgATTGCATTTTTGAATGCTGAGagttattatatatttacgAATGCATATAgaaatgaatataatatagatatgTTATATACCCCGCGATTGTTTTCATTTACCTTATTACCACATAGATTAGATAAGAAATTATTAGAATTATGTAGGTGTTGcacattattatattctgaattatttgataatatGGTATGTgatttatcatatttattaggtatttttgataatattaaagagcatgatttttttttaaaaaagatgTTAGAAGTATGTAAGAAGGTTTACgttgataataatagtagTTGTAGTATTAATAATTGTTATCGTCGAAATATTAAAGATGACATTAGATGTGTTATAGGTAGATCTGATTATATGACTAATCgtaataatgatataatagataataaagaaaaaaatgattatgAAAACATAGACgataaagatataaaacaaatagAATATAACACAATATCTGTTGCATTTGGAAATCTTTCTTCTGTTTTATTTAAAGGACATAAATACATGctaaaacaaatatataaagaatattttccatatatagaaaatgaAGAGGAACAAAAAGAAgtaaatgaaatattagataaaaaatttgataataattttttagaaggaattattaaatgttttaaaaaatgtcATGATATGTATATATCTGAATATATACCTTTATTAGGTTCccataaaattattatgttaAGTATATTACATGAGGAAGATTTTAATAGCTTTGATAAATATCGAActataaatgaattaaataaaataaatataaatataaaaccTTTAACaataaatgaaattaaattattatttgaaaagaaaaagatttttttaaattataaaaatgaaacatTAACAGATTCTTTAATcagaataaaaaataaagaatataatcCATATAATGAGATATATAAACCTGGAAAACTTCTAATCGATTTAAACGATATagaagataatataaatataataaattatatacttgaaaatataaatatatatcaacataatatatttgaaataagtgtattatattttagATCATTATATACACCTGATCATTttaatgaagaaatatggaaaataaGAGAAATGTTTGAATTTTCTGATGCTATTAAAATACCTTCTTTACCTTATCAACTTGTTGGCTcgaaaaaaatacaaatgttattattagatgataatatattaaaaaaatatatttctttgaatttaaataaagaaaaaaaatcaGATGAACAAATCATGAATGATATGAAccttttaaaaaaaaccTTTGCCTTACAAGTAGATCCATctcaaaatataaatgaacCTATTATTCAAGATGCTATcaaaaatcaaaataattatttattaaaacCTCAAAGAGAAGgaggaaaaaataatttacatGGAAATCAAATCaaacaaaaattaatgCTTTTCTATGATAATAATCAAAAACAAACACTATCTCATTATGTTTTAATGCAACGATTATTTCCATCATGCTTTACAGCTATACATTGTAGAACTcaagaaattaaaaatgaaacagatacaataaatatttcaaatgAACAACAGAAAAAGAAACCATCACATCTTACACAATTCTCACTCGAAAAATCCATATCTGAATTTAGTTTGtttcataattttattttttataaaaataaaaatattttaaatgaGCAGAAAGGATATTTAGTGAGGACTAAAAATTACAGTGAAAATGAAGGCGGGGCTATTTGTGGTATATCAAGCTTGgattctttttttttaactcAACActga
- a CDS encoding hypothetical protein (conserved Plasmodium protein, unknown function) yields the protein MFVNHKRSSLHLLRGRFFSLVQGNEKMKKLENLNNWKNLEKLEKLEKLKNLEKLEKLEKLKKLSYNFYKNSKITNENNYEDVININKKINILYKNEKVYNNQSYILILKGFMNILYQTKEENKRNIIKNVMNSFVLYFKDYIYYMNEQDITLLLDIKGKCGIKNISLHKLIIDKLIKKKKENTECLFYKLNTTSVSIILNNLYKINISTKEKELINDIYDYYILNKYSNYNIKQLIILLHSLNKYSYPKEKIIHLLNYISTHIYNYYQIKNQNKYSNSRHILSSHIEHSYLLNNKDDNNEQTNNKTHNIIKTAPSIPCPNYMNYKLHSTRISSKNNNISCSDNKRENFFLQNKTINKKNNTDILFDKKDKYEVILFYTMSCYNYCNNNIIKILLEEMKNKIIYTYNEKEICMFLNGVCNYIAVKNIKKFEKHCINEDESINSINKEISLYYIHNIILKNNNTLIKNYSTFSIISVYIFLSRLNYFYYYGRNKELWFLNKLFYNYNQYDDIIRKINDKKNIYTFFSYHIAKKKENITIKNIINLLFSLILNGHMNHFFYNILLQQMNFLIYDHLYNINEEDQNFNYISHKHKYIKQSYYNNIIHKEYYKDDNIFKNIIQILSFENIQILSIVYTYLYIYNILYKLNKNNLSLFLLFIQNSNYLNSFYLSQHTSSKTHKEINDTIFSVNTKIFNQKYNSIQTNECFIFPYYIDICLMKIN from the coding sequence ATGTTTGTGAATCATAAAAGGAGTAGTCTTCATTTGTTAAGAGGGCGTTTTTTTTCATTAGTACAAGGAAATgaaaagatgaaaaaattgGAAAATTTGAATAATTGGAAAAATTTGGAAAAATTGGAAAAATTGgaaaaattgaaaaattTGGAAAAATTGGAAAAATTGGAAAAATTGAAAAAGCtttcttataatttttataagaataGTAAAATTACGAATGAGAATAATTATGAAGatgttataaatataaataaaaagataaatatattatataagaatgaaaaagtatataataatcaaagttatattttaatattgaaaggttttatgaatatattatatcaaacaaaagaagaaaataaaagaaatattataaaaaatgttatgaattcttttgtattatattttaaagattatatatattatatgaatgaaCAAGATATAACTTTATTATTAGATATAAAAGGTAAATGTggtataaaaaatatttcattacataaattaataattgataaattaatcaaaaagaaaaaagaaaatacagaatgtttattttataaattaaatacTACAAGTGtttctattattttaaataatttatataaaattaatatatctacaaaagaaaaagaacttataaatgatatatatgattattatattcttaataaatattcaaattataatataaaacagttaattattttattacactctttaaataaatattcatatcctaaagaaaaaattattcatttattaaattatatatccacacatatatataattattatcaaataaaaaatcaaaataaatattctaATAGTAGACATATATTATCTAGTCATATAGAACATTCctatttattaaataataaagatgataataacgaacaaacaaataataaaacacataatattattaagaCAGCTCCATCTATTCCATGTCcaaattatatgaattataaaTTACATAGCACAAGAATATcatcaaaaaataataacatatcctgtagtgataataaaagagaaaatttttttttacaaaataaaactattaataaaaaaaacaacactgatatattatttgataaaaaagataaatatgaagttattttgttttatacTATGAGTTGTTATAATTActgtaataataatattataaaaatcCTCTTAGAAGAAATGaagaataaaattatatatacatataatgaGAAAGAAATATGTATGTTTCTTAATGGGGTTTGTAATTATATAGCTGtgaagaatataaaaaagttTGAAAAACATTGTATTAATGAAGACGAATCTATAAATTCaattaataaagaaatctctttatattatattcataatataattttaaaaaataataatactcttattaaaaattattcaaCATTTAGTATTATATCagtttatatttttttatcaagattaaattatttttattattatggAAGAAATAAAGAGTTATGgtttttaaataaattattttataattataatcaatatgatgatataataagaaaaataaatgataaaaaaaatatatatacatttttttcGTATCATAttgcaaaaaaaaaagaaaatataacaataaaaaatataataaatcttttattttcattaatattaaatggACACATGAatcatttcttttataatatattattacaacaaatgaattttttaatatatgatcatttatataatataaatgaagaagaccaaaattttaattatatatctcacaaacataaatatataaaacaatcatattataataatataattcataaagaatattataaagatgataatatatttaaaaatataatacaaatttTATCTTTCGAAAATATTCAAATTCTTTCTATTgtttatacatatttatatatttataatattttatataaattaaataaaaataatctatctctttttttattatttatacaaaattctaattatttaaattcATTCTATTTATCTCAACACACCTCTTCAAAAACACACAAAGAAATTAACGACACGATTTTTTCAGTCAATACAAAAATTTTCaatcaaaaatataattctaTCCAAACAAATGAGTGTTTTATATTCCCCtattatattgatatatgtttaatgaaaattaattaa
- a CDS encoding hypothetical protein (conserved Plasmodium protein, unknown function), with protein MEKVTYLNEYAKNFELVKHKELFDERDTERMNRLFNKKDIYTPNIGGEKTYVPTSRLKEKKTFKKFHLYNDDSKDEYQVRKIRNTNEYVILSNSSKRPKKSITDEKKDMYYNFNNDIKPNKKSNYQTICICKKCYIKDMQEKLREKKKRTTVYTLEFNNFVNNENIYEEIISRRIKRTRYNNYLNKNKDDKNKSDNLNMNETDSFKNDIMLNHIYEHSENKKNIFHFFNNIFKIN; from the coding sequence ATGGAAAAGGTTACCTATTTAAATGAGTATGcaaaaaattttgaattAGTAAAGCATAAGGAATTATTTGATGAAAGAGATACAGAAAGAATGAATAGACTTTTTAATAAGaaagatatatatactCCAAATATAGGAGGAGAAAAAACCTATGTACCAACATCACGACTTAAAGAAAAGAAGacttttaaaaaattccatttatataatgatgataGTAAGGATGAATATCAAGTAAGAAAAATACGTAATACAAATgaatatgtaatattaaGTAATTCATCAAAAAGGCCTAAAAAATCTATAACAGATGAAAAGAAAGATATGTActataattttaataatgatataaaaccaaataaaaaaagtaattATCAAACTATTTGTATATGTAAAAAgtgttatataaaagatatgcaagaaaaattaagagagaaaaaaaaaagaacaacTGTATATACCCTCgaatttaataattttgtaaataatgaaaatatttatgaagaaattatatcaagaagaataaaaagaacaagatataataattacttaaataaaaataaagacGACAAGAACAAAAGTGATAACCTAAACATGAATGAAACTGATAGctttaaaaatgatattatgttaaatcatatatatgaacattctgaaaataaaaaaaatatattccatttttttaataatatattcaaaataaattag
- a CDS encoding orotate phosphoribosyltransferase — protein sequence MIKMKENEFLCDEEIYKKFVDLKDKIYEERKKKKDLLNSNVNGDNVDVDDVNYDDDTSYKVYILEMKKLLKNVLLKYKALKFGEFILKSKRKSNYFFSSGVLNNIVSSNIICFLLSELIIKKNLSFDYLLGASYKGIPMVSLTSHFLFESKKYSNIFYLYDRKEKKEYGDKNVIVGNLDDDEHLLNLKNTQNNHCQEKKNIIIIDDVFTCGTALTEILEKLKTYENLKVVAFIVLLNRNEYEINENNKKIYFKDIFEKKVGGIPLYSILSYDDDIKPMI from the coding sequence atgATAAAGATGAAGGAGAACGAATTTTTGTGTGATGAGgagatatataaaaaatttgtaGATTTAAAGGATAAGATATATGaggaaagaaaaaagaagaagGACCTTCTTAATAGCAACGTTAATGGTGATAATGTTGATGTTGATGATGTtaattatgatgatgataCTTCATATAAGGTTTACATTTTAGagatgaaaaaattattaaaaaatgttcttttaaaatataaggCATTAAAATTTGGagaatttattttaaaatctaaaagaaaatcaaactattttttttcaagtGGAGTtttgaataatattgtttcttctaatataatttgttttttattatcagaattaataataaaaaagaacTTATCGTTTGACTATTTATTAGGTGCATCATATAAAGGTATTCCTATGGTTTCTTTAACAAGTCATTTTTTGTTTGAATCAAAAAAGTATTcgaatattttttatttatatgatagaaaagaaaaaaaagaatatgGTGATAAAAACGTTATTGTTGGAAATCTAGATGATGATGaacatttattaaatttaaagaacacacaaaataatcattgccaagaaaagaaaaatattataattattgaTGATGTCTTTACATGTGGAACAGCATTAACAGaaatattagaaaaattaaaaacatatgaaaatttaaaagTAGTAGCATTTATTGTATTACTTAATAGAAATgaatatgaaataaatgaaaataataaaaaaatatattttaaggatatatttgaaaaaaagGTAGGAGGAATACCACTTTATAGTATATTATCTTACGACGACGACATAAAGCcgatgatataa
- a CDS encoding hypothetical protein (conserved Plasmodium protein, unknown function), with amino-acid sequence MFYILNNVLRNIKNVHDVKSKFFLKDSFLKNKIKLTNLDDNMSSYVFFNDIYLSLRDDKIKDENKKVLLFNKVRNDKRHRKRAFQKRGYWKKMHYFVRKNNMMSYAFKVQNIDYEKIKKLKRGEVYSN; translated from the exons atgttttaCATTCTTAACAATGTACTTCGAAATATCAAAAACGTCCATGATGTAAAGTCaaaattctttttaaaggatagttttttaaaaaataaaataaaacttACCAACTTAGATGATAATATGTCATCTTATGTATTCtttaatgatatatatttatcattgAGAGATGACAAAATAAAAGATGAGAATAAGAAAGTATTACTTTTTAATAAGGTAAGAAATGATAAAAGGCATAGAAAAAGAGCTTTTCAAAAAAGAGGCTACTGGAAGAAGATGCATTATTTTGTAAGGaagaataatatgatgTC tTATGCTTTTAAAGTTCAAAATATAgattatgaaaaaattaaaaaacTAAAAAGGGGAGAAGTATATTCAAATTAA
- a CDS encoding hypothetical protein (conserved Plasmodium protein, unknown function) gives MERYKLFANQIKEENEKIVKKIIYVNNRIKYKESNNNKIGYNNYFIKSYEDEKKDNVYKYFKHKIISSKKKKRYLNETFPYFDIYKNTNDAFKNNLNGYKIFEILKSYDELEIFNFCCKNKLKNLSYIYHQFIQIIINKRDLYNINHILLLIENIRKLNFYHPFFCKLICREVCLDIYKIKNLKQITSFINFLMHFNIFNFYYLNKIYKYVNYLIITTNKWDEFIVAHINNNVYNNIDMHIKNTQQHTSNIEKQNNLQYNQLNENKHELLPIYPSDISILLNSFLKYKYFHISLLNLLMYICNNNNYPQLKHNSHTLYILSKLSNHYYFINKNYYSNVFFKLFKNIINQKRRTHDHSVLLLKGFYNICKTFKSNNIFLIELYNLILKNYSLSNDSAYNIKEHNNVNDQYGSPFILYNSKKETKNKIKKKKKKEIKNKNNMDNINSNNNINNINNINNINNINNMYNKNYNSVHIMETQNVIPLQPFNNHIENSNLKKLNINNPNLIIYNMNNTKKQYFKNLFDTIKYIILFIELKIIKQFPLKKKYVNIAEIEFFKRRNFERDKEKNVYKYIAQNISEEQNQFMQSLLTQNKKENSQFDDSNFNFLFYMNYLNKRDFKNFQNEGEGQSTNESTDNIVEKHIQDDHQRKNENTINQGTDIHYENKTINITSEDINNYLKNKSNVNFNLSDSTYFSHIYFNLSSMQLNKEEENILNNSFKELLKFKDCIQELDVNDVADLFYSLTIFQILQGYPQGTIIKNKFGYSKVQQNEENEKIYKILSNIIIKKIINIKEENIYKIILSCANSAYSDVYLNYYLKNFNRYIKFSKMRKFINC, from the exons ATGGAGAGGTATAAATTATTTGCTAATcaaataaaagaagaaaatgagAAGATCgttaaaaaaataatttatgtaAACAATCGAATAAAGTATAAAgaaagtaataataataaaataggatataataattattttataaaaagttATGAAGATGAGAAAAAAgataatgtatataaatattttaaacacaaaataattagtagtaaaaaaaagaaaagatatttaaatgagacctttccatattttgatatatataaaaatacaaatgatgcttttaaaaataatttaaatggatataaaatatttgagATATTAAAAAGTTATGATGAACTagaaatttttaatttctgttgtaaaaataaattaaaaaacttatcatatatatatcatcagttcatacaaattataataaataaaagagatttatataatattaatcatatattattattaatagaaaatatacgtaaattaaatttttatcatccatttttttgtaaattaATATGTAGAGAAGTATGTTTAGacatttataaaattaaaaaccttaaacaaataacatcctttattaattttttaatgcattttaatatattcaatttttattatttaaataaaatttataaatatgttaaCTATTTAATTATTACTACAAATAAATGGGATGAATTCATAGTTGCACACATAAAcaataatgtatataataatatagatatgCATATAAAAAACACACAACAACACACTTCAAATAtagaaaaacaaaataatttacaatataatcaactaaatgaaaataaacATGAACTTCTTCCTATCTATCCTAGTgatatatctatattattaaattcctttttaaaatataaatattttcatatatctttattaaaCTTATtgatgtatatatgtaataataataattatccTCAACTAAAACATAACTCACACACTTTATATATCTTGTCAAAACTTTCaaatcattattattttataaataaaaattattactCTAATGTATTctttaaattatttaaaaatattatcaatcAAAAAAGAAGAACACATGATCATTCTGtcttattattaaaaggtttttataatatatgtaaaacGTTTAAAAGTAATAACATTTTTCTAATCGAATTATACAACTTGATTCTTAAAAATTATAGTTTATCAAACGACTCTgcttataatataaaagaacaTAACAATGTAAATGATCAATATGGTTCGCCcttcatattatataattctaagaaagaaacaaaaaataaaataaaaaaaaaaaaaaaaaaggaaataaaaaataaaaataacatggataatataaatagtaataataatatcaataatatcaataatatcaataatatcaataatatcaataatatgtataataaaaattataacaGTGTACACATTATGGAAACACAAAATGTAATACCCTTACAACCTTTTAATAATCACATAGAAAATAgtaatttaaaaaaattaaatataaacaaccccaatttaattatatacaatatgaataatacaaagaaacaatattttaaaaacCTATTTGATACCATcaaatatatcatattatttatagaattaaaaataattaaacaattccctttaaaaaaaaaatatgtgaACATAGCTGAAattgaattttttaaaagaagGAATTTTGAAAGAGATAAggaaaaaaatgtatacaaatatattgCACAAAATATAAGTGAAGAACAAAATCAATTTATGCAATCATTATTAacacaaaataaaaaagaaaattcTCAATTTGATGATTCAAACttcaattttttattttatatgaattatttaaataaaagagattttaaaaattttcaaaatGAAGGTGAAGGTCAGTCCACAAATGAATCTACTGATAATATTGTAGAGAAACATATTCAGGATGATCAtcaaagaaaaaatgaaaatacaATAAATCAAGGAACAGATATAcattatgaaaataaaacaataaatataacatctgaagatataaataattacCTTAAGAACAAATCAAATGTTAACTTTAACTTAAGCGATTCAACATATTTTtctcatatatatttcaatttGTCTTCCATGCAG TTAAACAAGGAAGAGGAAAATATACTCAACAACAGttttaaagaattattaaaatttaagGACTGTATACAAGAACTAGACGTGAATGATGTTGCTGACTTATTCTATTCTTTAACCATTTTTCAAATTTTGCAA gGGTATCCGCAAGGTAccattattaaaaataaatttgGATATTCCAAAGTCCAGcaaaatgaagaaaatgaaaagatatataaaatattgtcaaacattataattaaaaaaattattaacataaaagaagaaaatatttataaaataattttgaGTTGTGCAAATTCTGCTTACTCG gATGTTTACTTGAATTACTacttaaaaaattttaatagatatataaaGTTTAGCAAAATGAGAAAATTTATCAATTGCTAA